The Wansuia hejianensis genomic interval CAGCCGATCCTTATCCAGCTCCTGATGATTCACCAGCGTAAACTTTTGTGCCGCCCAGATAAATACAAATAATACGAACGACAACAATAGCAATACGATAATCTCAACTACAAACAGGATTTTTTTCTTTCCCACTCTCACATAATACTATATCTCACGGAAAAGAGCAACAAATTTCTGTTTACAGCGCCTACGAAGGCTGTCGCTTACTGGGTCTTCATAAACATTCAGCCGGGACATAGCAGCCCATGTGCGTCTGTCCCGGCTGATGTACCGGTTAATATCCACCTTCATATCCGGAAGCGTAAGCCTCAGCATCTCGGGAGTTTGACAATTAAATAAAAGAAAAATCCTTGTCAGCTATATGAAGTCTATATTTTTTGTCAATTTCAATATTTTGCATTACACGTTACCTCAAGATACTGTATGATAGAATCAGAACGTCCCCTGTTAGTTTTATAAACATGTATGCCCCCATTCACTACGAAGAGACTCCTAATTTATGGATTTTGAACAATGTCAAAAAAATTGTGACACTATACAAAAAACAATAGCAAGATGCTGACTCTCTTTGCAGAATACCTGAAAAAATCAGGTCTGTCAGAAAAAACTATTACCCGCCACCTAGTATTATAAAGTAGTAGTGTTTATAGTCCCTCTCCAATGCCTATATGCTATACTATCGGAGATACTGTGGATTGGTTCCCGCCCCAGCTACCACACGATGGTTTCAGAAAGGCTCCAGCCACAGTCTCTTTGTAGATTTGTTAATCAGTTAGATACCGCGTGACGGTTTATTTCGAACGAGGCTACAATCGCAGAGAGTACCAGTGGGTTCTAAAACAGTATCAAATACTTTTAAAGGAGATTTACCATGATATACGCAGGAATTGATGTAGCTAAGGATAAGCACGATTGTTTTATTACTAACTCCGATGGCGAGGTGCTGTTTAAGGCATTTACCATCCAAAACAACCGCGATGGTTTTGATGATCTTTATCAGAAGATTACATCCGTTACCGATGATTTAACCAAAGTGAAAGCAGGGCTTGAAGCCACTGGACACTACAGTTATAACATCCTGGGTTATCTTCTTGATAAAGGTCTGGCCACCTTTGTTATCAATCCGATACATACCAATCTTTACAGAAAAAGTCTAAGCCTTAGAAAGACGAAAACGGATAAAGTTGATGCCCATACGATTGCTGCAATGCTTATGTCTGACGTGAACTTAAAGTCCTACTCAGACACATTATACCATAATGAGGAACTGAAGTCACTCACCCGTTATCGTTTTAATAAAGTAAAAGAGCGGGCAAAACTAAAAACTTCGGTCTCCCGTCTTGTTACTATCCTTTTTCCAGAACTCGAGCAGCTGGTATCCACTATCCATAGGGCGTCTGTTTATGCTCTTCTTTCTGATTTTCCGGGCGCGTCAGCAATCGCAACCGCTCATCTGACCAGACTTACCCATCTTTTGGAAACAGCTTCTAAAGGCCGCTGTTCCAAAGATACCACTATCCTCTTTCGGGATGCCGCAAGAGCTTCTATCGCTTCTCCTATGCCTGCAAAATCTTTGGAATTGAAACATACCATAAGACTTATACAGGAACTGACCTCTGAGATGAATGAAATCGAACATGAGATTCAATCTATGATGGATGAAATCAAATCTCCGATCCTCAGTATCCCCGGCATCAGTTACCGCATGGGCACCATGATGATTGCTGAGATTGGTGATTTCAGCCGTTTTGATACGCATGATAAGATACTTGCCTATGCCGGCATGTCACCGTCCACCTATCAATCAGGTCAATTAGAATCATCCGGCTCCCACATGGAAAA includes:
- a CDS encoding IS110 family RNA-guided transposase, encoding MIYAGIDVAKDKHDCFITNSDGEVLFKAFTIQNNRDGFDDLYQKITSVTDDLTKVKAGLEATGHYSYNILGYLLDKGLATFVINPIHTNLYRKSLSLRKTKTDKVDAHTIAAMLMSDVNLKSYSDTLYHNEELKSLTRYRFNKVKERAKLKTSVSRLVTILFPELEQLVSTIHRASVYALLSDFPGASAIATAHLTRLTHLLETASKGRCSKDTTILFRDAARASIASPMPAKSLELKHTIRLIQELTSEMNEIEHEIQSMMDEIKSPILSIPGISYRMGTMMIAEIGDFSRFDTHDKILAYAGMSPSTYQSGQLESSGSHMEKRGSRYLRYALYNATKYVCHWDSTFAAYLWCGIKKLTAYSLGFIMKSLRISCQLFYTTPFKKSSF